One part of the Bdellovibrio bacteriovorus genome encodes these proteins:
- a CDS encoding AbgT family transporter, protein MSSTDNTVESGPLYRFLLKVERAGNALPQPALMFLLLTILVVLLSAVISGSGVEAIHPVKKESITAVNLLSVSGLHMVLTDMLKNFTGFAPLGTVLVAMLGFSLTEKSGLLGALLRLLVIKSPRQLLVPAVLLAGIMSHTAGDIGYVLLIPLSAMAFHSAGLNPLAGLAICFAGVSGGFAANFMLSVADTVLSGLSQEAARIIDPAYTVTPVVNWYFMSVSSVLIIGVGTLVAKKITLPFLGEYKGAAERTAPESLNAYERKGLLWAGVVFAIFALLVLWGTVPETGFLRNPANGSLLDSPFLKGIIPMVFFLAASTGVVYGFAAKTFKSQTDVTSAMQDAMATMAPYLVMVFFAAQFIALFNSSNVGLILAVKGSELLKDMNLSAIPLMIGFIILTCVVDLFLGSASAKWALMAPVFVPMFMLLGIAPELTQASYRVADSVVNIISPLMPYFPLILAFANKYEPKARLGTLIALMLPYSIAFTIFWSLLLFAWIGLKLPLGPGANLLYVMPGQ, encoded by the coding sequence TGCCACAACCGGCTTTGATGTTCCTGTTATTAACAATTCTGGTGGTTCTGCTGTCGGCGGTCATCAGTGGTTCGGGCGTTGAGGCCATTCATCCGGTCAAAAAAGAAAGCATCACTGCGGTGAACCTTCTTTCCGTATCGGGCCTGCACATGGTTCTGACTGACATGCTGAAAAACTTCACCGGCTTTGCTCCCCTAGGAACGGTGCTGGTGGCGATGCTGGGTTTCAGTCTGACAGAAAAAAGTGGATTGCTGGGCGCTTTGCTGCGCCTGCTGGTGATCAAGTCCCCGCGTCAGCTTCTGGTGCCCGCGGTGCTGTTGGCCGGAATCATGTCCCACACCGCCGGAGACATCGGCTATGTGCTGTTGATTCCCCTTTCAGCGATGGCCTTTCATAGTGCGGGTCTGAACCCTCTGGCTGGTCTGGCAATTTGTTTTGCCGGGGTGTCTGGGGGTTTTGCAGCCAACTTCATGCTGAGTGTGGCCGACACTGTGCTTTCAGGTCTTTCTCAGGAAGCCGCGCGAATCATCGATCCTGCTTACACCGTCACTCCGGTGGTAAACTGGTACTTTATGTCAGTTTCCTCTGTGCTCATCATTGGTGTGGGAACTCTTGTGGCCAAAAAGATCACGCTGCCGTTTTTGGGTGAATACAAAGGTGCAGCCGAGCGCACGGCTCCAGAGTCTTTGAATGCCTACGAAAGAAAGGGTCTGCTGTGGGCCGGCGTTGTGTTTGCGATCTTCGCTCTGCTGGTTTTGTGGGGCACAGTCCCTGAAACTGGCTTCTTAAGAAATCCTGCCAATGGCTCTTTGTTGGATTCGCCGTTTTTAAAGGGCATCATCCCGATGGTGTTCTTCCTTGCCGCCTCCACTGGTGTGGTCTATGGCTTTGCGGCAAAAACCTTCAAATCCCAAACTGACGTCACCAGCGCCATGCAAGACGCCATGGCAACGATGGCTCCGTATCTGGTCATGGTCTTCTTTGCCGCGCAGTTTATTGCTTTGTTCAACTCCTCGAACGTTGGATTGATTCTGGCGGTGAAGGGCTCTGAACTTCTGAAGGATATGAACTTAAGCGCCATCCCGCTGATGATTGGCTTCATCATTCTGACTTGCGTGGTGGATCTGTTCCTGGGAAGTGCTTCAGCGAAATGGGCCCTGATGGCTCCGGTGTTTGTGCCGATGTTCATGCTGCTGGGAATTGCGCCGGAACTAACGCAAGCTTCTTACCGTGTGGCGGATTCCGTCGTGAATATTATCTCGCCATTGATGCCGTACTTCCCGCTGATTCTGGCATTTGCGAACAAGTATGAGCCCAAAGCACGCCTGGGAACTTTGATCGCCCTGATGCTGCCGTACTCGATCGCCTTTACGATCTTCTGGTCGTTGTTGCTGTTTGCGTGGATCGGCCTGAAGCTGCCACTGGGACCGGGAGCAAATCTGCTCTATGTGATGCCAGGACAATAA
- a CDS encoding DUF1428 domain-containing protein: protein MAKYVDGFVLTVPKKNMAQYRKMAMQASKIFLKYGALEYKECVGDDMNIEWALPFPKLTKAKSDEVIVFSWITYKSRAARDRANKAMMNDPKMKDMQPDKMPFDMKRMAYGGFKTIVDK from the coding sequence ATGGCAAAATACGTAGATGGATTTGTACTGACTGTTCCCAAGAAAAACATGGCACAGTATCGCAAGATGGCGATGCAGGCCTCAAAAATCTTTTTGAAGTACGGGGCGCTGGAATACAAAGAATGTGTCGGCGATGACATGAATATCGAATGGGCGCTGCCATTTCCTAAGCTGACCAAGGCAAAATCCGATGAAGTGATTGTGTTTTCATGGATCACCTACAAATCCCGTGCGGCTCGGGACCGTGCGAACAAGGCCATGATGAATGATCCGAAGATGAAGGACATGCAGCCGGATAAAATGCCATTTGATATGAAGCGCATGGCCTACGGCGGCTTCAAAACGATCGTGGATAAATAG
- a CDS encoding hybrid sensor histidine kinase/response regulator: protein MSPLKPLNILLVEDNDEHAFIISRYIRRVKDVPEITLDRAAMLKTALQLIDTKRYDLVLLDLRLPDSDLDETLPRMQAILPDAPIIILSALEDREFALKKVHEGAQDYLCKSELTSEAMVRGIYAAIERKSAEVLMRQQFEQMQILFDFSKFVMTEAYPEQMIEHLRQSALKCLKLSAVEMIRRDSEKMSEEFARSSFWNLRTPKLLLDGDLAMKLSSTRDLREEGFNSCLIVPVQGLEKDQKFGLLLLMNRSIRHFSEEEVRFVQSLVNTLSIAMSRNALHKELEERIQQLHTAHRKKDDFLATLSHELRTPLNIIKGGLDLLKGSDPLSREYHDALEAIERNLNHEIRLVSDTLEISRITTGKTKLSLKKVIVQELIQSVMESLETAANAKGISLQFTCSEAATPAVVDPDRFRQILWNLLSNAIKFTPHGGHIHVDCQKYDSQFSVSVKDSGQGIEPENLPYMFEKFWQEDSGMNRKRMGLGLGLSIAKHMTELHGGSIEVSSGGKNRGATFRFQLPLVSMEATQAPAMNLSGNTEKLQFIDEDAKGSLSGLRVFLVDDSEDTLVLIKRLLQREGALVTDTSLPKQALAQLKEGQFDILISDIGMPEMDGYELIRALRDWEGPRNRHLPAIALSAYTSTEDIRKALESGFQQHLSKPSPIKSIVKEVLRLTGKSPPRPQPLLNNGL, encoded by the coding sequence ATGTCACCCCTGAAGCCACTGAATATTCTGCTGGTGGAGGACAACGATGAACACGCCTTCATCATTTCGCGCTATATTCGCCGTGTGAAGGACGTTCCCGAAATCACCCTGGATCGCGCCGCGATGCTAAAGACCGCTCTTCAACTGATAGACACCAAAAGATATGACTTGGTGTTGCTGGACCTGCGTTTGCCGGACAGTGACCTGGATGAAACCCTGCCCCGTATGCAGGCCATTTTGCCGGATGCCCCAATCATCATCCTGTCTGCCTTGGAAGACCGGGAATTCGCCCTCAAAAAAGTGCACGAAGGTGCGCAGGACTATCTTTGCAAGTCGGAACTGACATCCGAAGCAATGGTGCGCGGAATCTATGCCGCCATTGAAAGAAAATCCGCCGAAGTGCTGATGCGACAGCAGTTCGAGCAGATGCAGATTCTTTTTGATTTCTCGAAATTTGTCATGACCGAGGCCTATCCCGAGCAGATGATCGAACACTTAAGGCAAAGCGCCCTGAAGTGCCTGAAACTTTCCGCTGTCGAAATGATCCGTCGTGATTCAGAAAAAATGTCAGAAGAATTCGCCCGGTCCAGCTTTTGGAATCTGCGCACGCCGAAACTTTTGCTGGATGGAGATCTGGCGATGAAGCTATCTTCTACCCGGGACCTGCGGGAAGAGGGCTTTAACTCCTGCCTGATTGTTCCAGTGCAGGGACTTGAGAAAGACCAGAAGTTTGGCCTGCTTTTACTGATGAACAGGTCCATCCGCCACTTTTCCGAAGAGGAGGTCCGTTTCGTCCAGTCCCTGGTGAACACTCTTTCCATCGCCATGAGCCGCAATGCCCTTCACAAAGAGCTGGAAGAGCGGATTCAGCAGCTTCACACTGCCCACAGAAAGAAAGATGACTTTCTGGCGACCCTGTCCCATGAACTGCGCACCCCGCTGAACATCATCAAAGGGGGCCTGGATCTTTTAAAAGGCTCAGATCCCCTGTCACGGGAATATCACGATGCGCTGGAGGCCATTGAGCGAAATCTGAATCACGAAATACGCCTGGTTTCCGACACGCTGGAAATTTCTCGCATCACCACCGGGAAGACCAAATTAAGCCTGAAGAAAGTGATTGTACAGGAGCTGATTCAATCCGTGATGGAATCCCTTGAAACCGCCGCCAATGCCAAGGGCATTTCACTGCAATTCACCTGCAGCGAAGCCGCAACGCCTGCCGTGGTCGATCCGGATCGATTCCGCCAGATCCTGTGGAATCTTCTTTCCAACGCCATCAAGTTCACACCTCATGGCGGTCATATTCACGTGGATTGCCAAAAGTACGACTCGCAATTCAGTGTTTCAGTGAAGGACTCAGGTCAGGGCATTGAACCGGAAAATCTTCCCTATATGTTTGAAAAGTTCTGGCAGGAGGATTCCGGCATGAATCGCAAGCGCATGGGACTGGGATTGGGCCTTTCGATTGCAAAACATATGACCGAACTTCACGGCGGCAGCATCGAAGTCAGCAGTGGTGGAAAAAACCGGGGTGCGACCTTCAGGTTCCAGTTGCCGCTGGTTTCGATGGAAGCCACGCAGGCTCCGGCAATGAACTTAAGTGGAAACACCGAAAAGCTGCAATTCATCGACGAAGATGCAAAAGGATCATTGTCGGGGCTGCGGGTGTTTTTGGTGGACGACTCAGAGGACACGTTGGTGCTGATCAAACGCCTGCTGCAGCGGGAAGGGGCTCTGGTGACTGACACGTCTTTACCGAAACAAGCCTTGGCTCAGTTAAAAGAAGGTCAGTTTGATATTCTGATTTCAGATATTGGCATGCCTGAGATGGACGGATATGAACTGATTCGGGCATTGCGGGACTGGGAAGGCCCGCGAAACCGTCACCTGCCGGCAATTGCCCTGTCGGCGTATACCAGCACCGAAGACATTCGCAAAGCGCTGGAATCCGGTTTCCAGCAGCATTTAAGCAAACCCAGTCCGATCAAAAGCATTGTCAAAGAAGTGCTGCGCCTGACGGGAAAAAGCCCGCCACGACCTCAGCCTCTTTTAAACAATGGCTTATAA
- a CDS encoding SRPBCC family protein encodes MNDLKVVPAGDRNIVITRTFKASKEKIFDAYTKPEYLKRWLLGPEGWTLPVCTLDPHPGGQYHYLWRHEDGREMGMHGVVKEIHRPDHLQTTELFDEPWYPGEGLNDLSLTEDGKTTLHTVVLRYESKTARDMVLQSGMHRGLSESYNRLEDLLRIM; translated from the coding sequence ATGAACGATTTAAAAGTCGTACCCGCAGGTGACCGCAATATCGTCATCACCCGCACATTCAAAGCCTCTAAAGAAAAAATCTTTGATGCCTACACGAAACCGGAATATTTGAAACGCTGGCTGCTGGGCCCGGAAGGATGGACCCTGCCCGTTTGCACTCTGGATCCCCATCCCGGAGGCCAATACCACTATTTGTGGCGCCACGAGGACGGCCGCGAAATGGGAATGCACGGAGTGGTAAAAGAGATTCACCGCCCCGACCATCTGCAAACCACCGAGCTCTTCGATGAGCCCTGGTATCCGGGTGAGGGCCTGAATGACCTTTCGCTGACCGAAGACGGCAAAACCACGCTGCACACGGTGGTCTTGCGCTACGAATCCAAAACTGCGCGAGATATGGTTTTACAGTCAGGCATGCACCGCGGACTTAGCGAAAGCTACAACCGCCTGGAAGATCTTTTGCGGATCATGTAA
- a CDS encoding SRPBCC family protein, which translates to MKTFGIIVGSLVALILVLGLLAPKDFKVSRDIIIDRPQSEVYAYVKQLKNQNLWNAWFLKDPKVKMEYQGEDGTIGFVASWESAMKEVGVGEQEIKGLSENTRVDTEIRFKIPMEASFDSYVTTEAVDAGQTRVTMGMHDEMSIPMNVMSFLFNKIFGGEDHIIRDMDQSLINLKTQLEQK; encoded by the coding sequence ATGAAAACGTTTGGAATAATAGTTGGTTCCCTGGTGGCATTGATTCTGGTGCTGGGACTTCTGGCACCCAAGGACTTTAAGGTCAGCCGTGACATCATTATCGATAGGCCCCAGTCTGAAGTTTACGCCTATGTGAAACAACTGAAGAATCAGAACCTGTGGAATGCCTGGTTTCTGAAAGACCCCAAAGTTAAGATGGAATACCAAGGCGAGGACGGGACCATCGGTTTTGTCGCTTCCTGGGAAAGCGCGATGAAAGAGGTCGGAGTGGGTGAGCAGGAGATCAAAGGTCTTTCTGAAAACACTCGCGTGGACACCGAGATCCGTTTTAAGATCCCGATGGAAGCCAGCTTTGATTCTTACGTGACCACGGAGGCTGTGGACGCCGGTCAGACCCGCGTCACCATGGGAATGCATGATGAGATGTCCATCCCCATGAATGTGATGAGCTTCCTGTTTAACAAGATTTTTGGCGGCGAAGACCATATCATCCGGGACATGGATCAGAGTCTGATAAATTTGAAAACACAGCTTGAGCAGAAATAA
- a CDS encoding VOC family protein: MVKQIYVNLPVKNLKRSMEFFSKLGFEYNMKFTNDSAACMVMGKDIFAMLLDENFFQTFTDKTIMDARKNIEVITCFSVDSKEQVEALIDKAKKAGGLSPRPPTDYGFMYSRSFEDLDGHVWEIVSYSGEEPPK; encoded by the coding sequence ATGGTTAAGCAAATCTACGTGAATCTTCCTGTCAAGAATCTGAAAAGATCCATGGAGTTCTTCAGCAAGCTGGGTTTTGAATACAACATGAAGTTCACCAACGACAGCGCCGCCTGCATGGTCATGGGAAAAGATATCTTCGCCATGCTTCTGGATGAAAACTTCTTCCAGACTTTCACCGACAAAACCATCATGGATGCCCGTAAGAACATTGAAGTCATTACCTGCTTTTCCGTCGATTCAAAAGAACAGGTGGAAGCGCTGATCGACAAAGCCAAAAAAGCCGGAGGCCTGTCCCCACGGCCGCCCACGGACTATGGTTTTATGTACAGCCGCAGTTTTGAGGATCTGGACGGACATGTCTGGGAGATTGTCAGCTATTCTGGAGAAGAGCCGCCAAAATAG
- a CDS encoding response regulator — translation MQPSHDAKHPLRILLVEDNDDHALIVMRNLKKESFVHKVDRVSDGVQALQYLRGLTPYEHREKPDIILLDLKLPRLDGHEVLSEVKDDARLRKIPIIVLTTSDAEVDKMKAYDLHANSYLVKPLQADDLKKMVESMATYWGVWNRNISKPEAEKEP, via the coding sequence ATGCAGCCAAGTCATGATGCCAAACACCCTTTAAGAATTCTTCTGGTGGAAGACAACGATGATCACGCCCTGATTGTCATGAGAAACCTGAAGAAAGAATCCTTCGTCCACAAAGTGGACCGCGTCAGCGACGGCGTGCAGGCACTTCAGTATCTGCGCGGCCTGACCCCCTATGAGCACCGGGAAAAGCCGGACATCATCCTGCTGGATCTGAAATTACCCCGCCTTGACGGACACGAAGTTCTTTCCGAGGTGAAAGACGACGCGCGGCTTCGCAAAATTCCCATCATCGTGCTGACCACTTCAGATGCAGAAGTCGACAAAATGAAAGCCTACGATCTGCACGCCAATAGTTATCTGGTAAAGCCATTGCAAGCCGATGATCTTAAGAAAATGGTGGAAAGCATGGCCACCTATTGGGGCGTTTGGAATCGCAATATTTCCAAGCCCGAGGCCGAAAAGGAGCCGTGA
- a CDS encoding acyltransferase: MRSKLATGSRYLLGLIYFVFGLNGFLQFIPAPPTMPEGAMAFMGGMMAAPYFFPVLKGTEVICGALLLSGFAVPLALVILAPITLQIFLFHSFLTPGLENVIMPVVMIALHVLAATGYWNLYKPLFKRG, encoded by the coding sequence ATGCGATCTAAATTGGCAACAGGTTCCCGTTATTTACTGGGTTTGATTTACTTTGTTTTTGGATTGAACGGCTTTTTGCAGTTCATTCCCGCACCACCAACAATGCCAGAAGGGGCGATGGCCTTTATGGGGGGGATGATGGCGGCGCCTTATTTTTTCCCGGTATTGAAAGGCACGGAAGTGATCTGTGGAGCTTTGCTGCTGAGTGGATTTGCGGTCCCGCTGGCTTTGGTGATTCTGGCGCCAATCACTTTGCAGATTTTCCTTTTCCATTCCTTCCTTACGCCGGGTCTTGAGAATGTCATCATGCCTGTGGTGATGATAGCCCTGCATGTACTGGCAGCCACTGGATACTGGAATCTTTATAAGCCATTGTTTAAAAGAGGCTGA
- a CDS encoding sensor histidine kinase translates to METVAFEHENRFKTIIESLPTGIVMVNKAGFIVLCNAEMEKMFGYNPGELKGSAIERLVPMGSRHNHPKHRESFMQNPAKRQMGAGRDLSGLCKDGKEIPVEIGLNHITIDNSNYAIASIVDITERKTIETRLKHAYDELQQKNQEMEQFVYTVSHDLKSPLVTSSSFIEFIKEDIKSGNMDDVADSIDRLEKAHKRMQELINDLLQLSRAGRMELNLSDVSMNDILNEILENFSNRFSDRKIDVQVPVELPKVIGDRRRLYQVMENLITNALKYGTENPNPQIQILTKDAPTEMLVGVKDNGPGIAPAYHRKIFGLFQRLDNSKEGTGVGLAIVQRIMQLHGGRAWVESRENEGATFWLAFPKFFTERGVFDAAKS, encoded by the coding sequence GTGGAAACTGTAGCCTTCGAGCATGAGAACCGGTTTAAAACCATCATCGAGTCTTTGCCCACAGGTATCGTCATGGTGAACAAAGCCGGATTCATCGTCCTGTGCAACGCAGAGATGGAAAAAATGTTCGGATACAATCCCGGCGAACTCAAGGGTTCGGCGATAGAACGACTGGTACCGATGGGGTCGCGGCACAACCATCCCAAACATCGCGAAAGCTTCATGCAAAACCCGGCCAAACGCCAGATGGGGGCGGGGCGTGATCTCAGCGGACTTTGCAAGGATGGTAAAGAAATTCCGGTGGAAATCGGACTGAACCACATTACTATCGACAACAGCAACTATGCGATTGCTTCCATCGTCGACATCACGGAAAGAAAGACGATCGAAACCCGTCTGAAACACGCCTATGATGAGCTTCAGCAGAAGAATCAGGAGATGGAACAATTCGTATACACGGTTTCCCATGACTTGAAATCACCCCTGGTGACCAGTTCTTCATTCATTGAATTCATCAAAGAAGATATTAAAAGCGGCAACATGGATGATGTCGCTGATTCCATCGACCGTCTGGAAAAAGCCCACAAGCGCATGCAGGAACTTATCAACGATCTGCTGCAATTAAGCCGAGCCGGCCGCATGGAACTGAACCTAAGTGACGTCAGTATGAATGACATCCTGAATGAAATTCTGGAAAACTTCTCAAACCGCTTCAGCGACCGCAAAATAGATGTGCAGGTTCCCGTCGAACTCCCGAAAGTGATCGGCGACCGTCGCCGCCTGTATCAGGTGATGGAGAATCTGATCACCAATGCCCTGAAATACGGAACCGAGAATCCCAATCCGCAAATCCAAATCCTGACGAAGGATGCGCCCACGGAAATGCTGGTGGGTGTGAAGGACAACGGCCCGGGGATTGCCCCGGCCTATCATCGCAAAATATTTGGACTGTTTCAGCGTCTGGACAACTCGAAAGAAGGAACAGGCGTGGGGCTGGCTATCGTGCAAAGAATCATGCAACTGCACGGTGGGCGCGCCTGGGTGGAATCGCGGGAAAATGAAGGAGCCACATTCTGGCTGGCCTTCCCAAAATTCTTCACCGAGCGAGGAGTCTTCGATGCAGCCAAGTCATGA